The following are encoded in a window of Paenibacillaceae bacterium GAS479 genomic DNA:
- a CDS encoding Rad3-related DNA helicase — MEEKESGVEAALEGTRLRIAVRALAEYACRSGSIEYGFRSGATLSEGTRIHKEIQAAYGEGDERELFLRAELEHAGVEWTVEGRCDGLLQEEGGGAAVDEIKSTSGRLEDIPNDGWPVHWAQAMGYAYIYAVQQGQESMRVQLTYVQMESGAIRRLSRICTVDELRDLLLGLLNAYAPYARMMQQHRERRDSSLVELDFPFGGFRPGQKKLSAAVYRTLEGRGGLFAKAPTGIGKTMSVLWPAVRSLGGENVARLFYLTARTTTRAAAEDALRRMEAGGLKLHAVTLTAKEKICPQMVVRCDKAECPFADGYFDRINGAVLDLLEQETLITRETVERYAMKHRVCPFEFSLDAAYAADVVIGDYNYVFDPKVSLKRFLAEQARRAVLLVDEAHNLPDRARSMYSASLEKAPFLALQRSFKSSAPALATAAKAVNAQFIALRKEMDAGGTGPAGLSAAGAGVFAAAEPPAELLEVARSFAAEAAAVLAAGVPAGTSPEDAQLLLDVYWTAKAFDAAGGWYDERFTVMVERSKGSSLKVTLQCLDPSQLLRQTGRQYGGRVFFSATLSPLPFYMDQLGAEEEDRSLTLPSPFDPAQLDAKILPLSTRYADRGDTLQPLVRALLAAASDTGGNWLVFFPSYAYMNAAYRQLLIELGVDDGADSGTDSVTGGNTDRDETQPESAPPPGSKSQFAVMSQSDSTPLPGDELTLPLTEGRELHLLLQRTEMSEEERDLFLSAYQPVGEDGEGSLVRMGFAVMGGIFSEGIDLAGDKLTGVAIIGVGLPQIGPERDLLSAYEQRQGRNGFDYAYVYPGISKVLQAGGRLIRSEQDRGTLLLIDDRYRQPRYRRLLPEEWLIAVDRGGTIQ, encoded by the coding sequence ATGGAGGAAAAGGAATCCGGAGTGGAAGCAGCTCTCGAGGGCACAAGGCTGCGAATCGCGGTGCGGGCACTGGCCGAATATGCCTGCCGAAGTGGCAGCATCGAGTATGGGTTTCGTAGCGGAGCGACGTTGTCCGAAGGAACCCGCATCCATAAGGAGATACAAGCGGCCTACGGCGAAGGGGACGAGCGTGAGCTTTTCTTAAGGGCGGAGCTGGAGCATGCGGGCGTGGAGTGGACGGTGGAGGGCCGCTGCGACGGGTTGCTTCAGGAGGAAGGCGGCGGTGCGGCAGTTGACGAGATCAAGTCGACCTCCGGTCGCTTGGAAGATATTCCCAATGACGGCTGGCCCGTCCACTGGGCTCAAGCAATGGGCTACGCCTATATTTATGCCGTGCAGCAGGGGCAGGAGTCGATGCGTGTGCAGCTGACCTATGTGCAAATGGAATCAGGTGCCATTCGCAGGCTGAGCCGGATTTGCACCGTGGATGAACTGAGAGATTTGCTGCTTGGCCTGCTTAACGCTTACGCCCCGTATGCTCGCATGATGCAGCAGCATCGTGAGCGGCGCGATAGCAGCCTGGTGGAACTGGACTTTCCGTTCGGCGGCTTTCGCCCGGGGCAAAAGAAGCTCTCGGCCGCTGTATATCGGACGCTGGAAGGTCGCGGCGGGCTGTTCGCCAAGGCTCCGACCGGCATCGGCAAAACGATGTCGGTGCTGTGGCCGGCGGTACGCTCGCTTGGCGGGGAGAACGTAGCCCGCCTGTTTTATCTTACGGCCCGGACGACGACGCGGGCGGCTGCCGAAGATGCCCTGCGGCGAATGGAAGCCGGAGGGCTCAAACTTCATGCGGTAACCTTGACCGCCAAGGAAAAGATCTGCCCGCAGATGGTTGTGCGCTGCGACAAGGCGGAATGCCCTTTTGCCGACGGATACTTCGACCGGATCAATGGGGCTGTGCTCGATCTGCTGGAGCAGGAGACACTAATCACGCGCGAGACCGTGGAGCGATACGCGATGAAGCATAGGGTTTGCCCGTTCGAGTTCTCGCTGGATGCTGCTTATGCGGCCGATGTGGTTATTGGCGATTACAATTACGTCTTCGACCCCAAGGTATCGTTGAAAAGGTTTCTAGCCGAACAGGCACGCCGCGCGGTGCTACTCGTGGACGAGGCGCATAACCTGCCCGATCGTGCCCGGTCGATGTACTCCGCCTCGCTGGAGAAAGCGCCATTCCTGGCGCTTCAGCGCTCCTTCAAGAGCAGCGCGCCGGCGCTGGCGACGGCCGCCAAGGCCGTGAATGCGCAGTTCATCGCGCTGCGCAAAGAGATGGACGCCGGCGGAACAGGGCCGGCGGGATTGAGCGCTGCCGGCGCAGGCGTGTTTGCCGCAGCTGAGCCTCCCGCTGAGCTGCTGGAGGTGGCGCGCAGCTTCGCCGCGGAGGCAGCAGCGGTGCTGGCCGCTGGAGTCCCGGCGGGCACGTCGCCGGAGGATGCGCAGCTGCTGCTGGACGTTTACTGGACTGCAAAAGCATTCGATGCCGCTGGCGGTTGGTACGATGAGCGCTTCACGGTCATGGTCGAGCGCTCTAAGGGCTCATCGCTCAAGGTGACGCTCCAATGCCTTGACCCTTCGCAATTGCTGCGGCAGACGGGACGCCAGTATGGCGGGCGTGTGTTCTTTTCGGCGACGCTGTCTCCGCTGCCGTTCTATATGGATCAGCTGGGGGCCGAGGAGGAGGATCGCTCGCTGACGCTGCCTTCGCCCTTCGATCCTGCTCAGCTGGATGCCAAGATCCTGCCGCTCTCCACGAGATATGCGGATCGCGGCGATACGCTCCAGCCGCTCGTTCGAGCGCTGCTGGCGGCCGCCTCGGATACGGGCGGTAACTGGCTGGTATTTTTCCCGTCGTATGCCTATATGAACGCGGCTTATCGCCAGTTGCTGATTGAGCTCGGTGTGGACGATGGAGCGGATAGCGGTACGGATAGCGTTACGGGAGGCAATACGGATAGGGATGAGACACAGCCCGAGTCCGCGCCACCACCTGGTTCCAAGTCGCAATTCGCTGTAATGTCGCAGTCAGACTCTACGCCGCTGCCAGGGGACGAGCTAACGTTACCTCTCACAGAGGGACGAGAGCTGCATCTTCTGCTTCAGCGGACGGAGATGTCGGAGGAGGAGCGGGATCTCTTTCTCTCGGCCTATCAGCCGGTCGGTGAGGACGGCGAGGGTAGTTTAGTGCGCATGGGTTTTGCGGTCATGGGTGGCATTTTTTCGGAAGGGATCGATCTGGCAGGGGACAAGCTGACCGGGGTAGCGATTATCGGTGTCGGCCTGCCGCAGATCGGACCGGAGCGCGATTTGCTGTCCGCCTACGAACAGCGCCAAGGACGAAACGGCTTCGATTACGCCTATGTCTATCCCGGCATTAGCAAGGTGCTGCAGGCGGGAGGCCGCCTTATCCGCAGCGAACAGGATCGCGGCACGTTGCTGCTGATCGACGACCGCTACCGACAGCCCCGCTATCGACGGCTGTTGCCGGAGGAATGGCTGATTGCTGTCGATCGCGGAGGAACGATTCAATAG
- a CDS encoding Uncharacterized membrane protein, whose protein sequence is MPKRKARQAAEPDMGGGGVSGGQQINKAETGIEASARQQINKAETGIEASARQQISKVETDVEASARQWTSKTETDIETFAGRQTSKVEKHGEASAELREAGKQRRAATPGVGAAFRSLAERVGVSGLPLTMFFVGWYTIGLLLMVFAEVPRALEFANGIFLVLYALSLSELAAIRTGWKRLLMPVLLISIGTFAVEWMGTHTGFPFGAYTYSDTLGALVSGVPWTMGLAWVGVIISGALMSASGNRWLRALETGLWVLLLDLVLDPVAVARGFWDWADGGPYYGIPTANFVSWFIVGALLSLLLPVVEVQPRQRLLALRLFQLMLLLFGLLALKAGLGAAFGLSLLFIFIAEGRVRLDSRRQKPAL, encoded by the coding sequence ATGCCAAAGCGCAAGGCGCGGCAGGCCGCCGAGCCCGACATGGGCGGAGGAGGAGTATCAGGCGGACAGCAGATCAACAAAGCGGAGACAGGTATTGAAGCATCTGCTAGACAGCAGATCAACAAAGCGGAGACAGGTATTGAAGCATCTGCTAGACAGCAGATCAGCAAAGTGGAGACGGATGTTGAAGCATCTGCTAGACAGTGGACTAGCAAAACGGAGACGGACATTGAAACGTTTGCCGGACGGCAGACTAGCAAAGTGGAGAAGCACGGTGAAGCATCTGCCGAACTGCGGGAAGCGGGCAAGCAGCGCAGAGCAGCGACCCCTGGAGTCGGCGCAGCATTTCGCTCGCTGGCTGAGCGAGTTGGCGTGAGCGGGTTGCCGCTCACCATGTTTTTTGTTGGCTGGTATACAATTGGGCTGTTGCTGATGGTATTCGCAGAGGTGCCACGCGCGCTCGAGTTCGCCAATGGCATTTTCCTCGTGCTGTATGCACTCAGCTTGAGTGAACTGGCCGCCATCCGCACGGGCTGGAAACGGCTACTGATGCCGGTGCTGCTCATCTCCATCGGCACCTTTGCGGTGGAATGGATGGGTACGCATACGGGATTTCCTTTTGGCGCATACACTTATTCCGATACGCTTGGAGCGCTCGTCTCCGGCGTACCGTGGACGATGGGACTGGCCTGGGTTGGCGTTATTATCAGCGGCGCGCTCATGTCTGCCTCTGGCAACCGCTGGCTTCGAGCGCTGGAGACGGGTCTTTGGGTGCTTTTGCTGGATCTGGTGCTCGATCCCGTGGCGGTAGCTCGAGGCTTCTGGGACTGGGCCGATGGCGGCCCCTATTATGGCATTCCGACTGCGAATTTTGTCAGCTGGTTCATCGTTGGTGCGCTCTTGTCCCTGCTGCTTCCTGTAGTTGAGGTGCAACCAAGACAACGATTGCTGGCGCTCCGCTTATTCCAGTTGATGCTGCTGCTGTTTGGCCTGCTGGCGCTAAAAGCCGGGCTGGGCGCAGCATTTGGCCTGTCGCTGTTGTTCATCTTCATTGCGGAAGGGAGGGTACGCCTTGATTCCCGCCGCCAAAAGCCTGCCCTTTAG
- a CDS encoding Acyltransferase, with the protein MIPAAKSLPFRRLFALYQSFYLFPRYLHGVYLSGELEPGTSPVRPLPVLYVANHVSWWDGLVLFQLTEKLTHSDPFIMMDERGLQQYPFFRRLGAFSVNRENPRDVLSALNYAEQRLLGGHPVWIFPQGAISPPELPIVAQSGIGHLLRRLGIAEVRPVTLHYVLGDHQKPAATVKVGHPLVMDWSRFTREEAAVFVAERLQTQVETHRRELAEHPLPAEGGSFRLALKGGRSTSDRYRGWKERWRKWQSSSRS; encoded by the coding sequence TTGATTCCCGCCGCCAAAAGCCTGCCCTTTAGAAGGCTATTCGCCCTCTACCAGAGCTTCTATCTGTTTCCGCGCTACCTGCACGGAGTCTATCTTTCAGGGGAACTGGAGCCCGGGACGAGCCCAGTGCGTCCGCTGCCGGTGCTTTACGTGGCCAATCATGTTTCTTGGTGGGACGGGCTTGTGCTTTTCCAACTGACGGAAAAGCTGACGCACTCCGATCCCTTTATCATGATGGATGAGCGGGGCCTACAGCAGTACCCTTTTTTCCGTCGGCTTGGGGCCTTCTCAGTCAATCGGGAGAACCCCCGTGATGTATTGTCTGCGCTTAACTACGCCGAGCAGCGGCTGCTCGGCGGTCATCCGGTGTGGATATTCCCCCAGGGCGCGATTTCGCCGCCCGAGCTGCCGATAGTGGCACAGAGTGGAATCGGGCATCTGCTCCGCCGTTTAGGCATAGCCGAAGTGCGTCCGGTGACGCTACACTACGTTCTTGGAGATCACCAAAAACCAGCGGCGACCGTGAAAGTCGGCCATCCGCTCGTTATGGACTGGAGCAGGTTTACCCGCGAGGAAGCTGCGGTATTCGTCGCTGAGCGGCTGCAGACACAAGTTGAAACGCATCGCCGGGAGCTTGCGGAGCATCCATTGCCCGCCGAGGGCGGAAGCTTCCGTCTTGCTCTAAAAGGTGGGCGCTCCACCTCAGATCGCTATCGCGGCTGGAAGGAGAGATGGCGCAAATGGCAATCCTCCTCGCGGTCGTAA
- a CDS encoding phytoene desaturase translates to MCDVGKRIKATIIGAGPGGLAAAMLLAAKGHEVTVLEKQTYLGGRTSALRLGEYIFDRGPTFLMMLPVLEELFELAGRRLQDYVELKRVDPLYTLKFGELEFSPGGSPHETARQIEELFPGNGERYLRFMHRERDKLARVLPLLKRPFTSVGGYLSADMLRALPRLDAADTVHKRLLRYFTDERLRWAFSFQSKYLGMSPWECPGTFTILSFMEHEYGLHHPIGGLNRISEAMADVAREHGADIRMGSGVRRIIVEHGRTCGVELDSGKRLEADDVVINADFGHAATHLFEPGTLKSYTPAKMKKKKLSLSTFMLYLGINAELPLPHHKILFAADYRSNVDDMTERMVLSEEPSLYIHNPSKLDPTLAPSGKSALYLLLPVPNNRSGINWKEQAQAMRTVMLERLAAECGLAGIAAVEALIEVEEMYTPDDWEQQSYVYEGATFNLAHSLDQMMYLRPRNKFQEVDHCYLVGGGTHPGSGLPTIIQSAIISAQLLEDSYREASRRRGLLGRWRRGAPNVFGAFHASGESSSSAAPNVFGASAKSHTSGKPTASTASGAFCTSGESSISAAPNVSGTSAAFHASGATQEGSPS, encoded by the coding sequence GTGTGTGATGTGGGAAAACGCATAAAAGCGACCATCATTGGAGCCGGGCCGGGTGGATTGGCGGCAGCTATGCTGCTAGCGGCCAAAGGACATGAGGTGACCGTGCTGGAGAAGCAGACCTACCTCGGGGGAAGAACCTCTGCGCTTCGGTTGGGGGAGTACATTTTCGACCGGGGGCCAACGTTTCTGATGATGTTGCCGGTGTTGGAGGAGCTGTTCGAGCTGGCGGGTCGGCGGTTGCAGGACTATGTGGAGCTGAAAAGAGTCGATCCGCTGTACACGCTAAAGTTCGGTGAGCTGGAATTCTCCCCCGGCGGCAGCCCACATGAAACGGCGCGTCAAATAGAGGAGCTGTTCCCCGGTAATGGGGAGCGCTATCTCCGATTTATGCATCGGGAAAGGGACAAGCTGGCCCGTGTGCTGCCGCTGTTGAAGCGTCCTTTTACGAGTGTGGGCGGCTACTTGTCGGCGGATATGCTGCGAGCGTTACCGCGCCTTGATGCGGCGGATACAGTTCATAAGCGGCTTTTGCGTTATTTTACCGATGAGCGGTTGCGTTGGGCGTTCTCCTTCCAATCCAAATACCTCGGCATGTCGCCCTGGGAATGTCCCGGCACCTTCACGATTCTCAGCTTCATGGAGCATGAATACGGCTTGCACCATCCCATTGGCGGCTTGAACCGGATCAGTGAGGCGATGGCGGATGTTGCGCGTGAGCATGGAGCGGACATTCGAATGGGCTCGGGCGTGCGCCGAATTATCGTTGAACACGGTCGCACCTGCGGAGTGGAGTTGGATAGCGGCAAGCGGCTGGAGGCCGACGATGTTGTTATTAACGCAGACTTTGGCCATGCGGCGACACATCTATTCGAACCTGGAACACTGAAGTCTTACACTCCCGCCAAAATGAAAAAGAAAAAGCTATCCCTCTCCACCTTCATGTTATATCTGGGTATTAATGCCGAGCTTCCGCTTCCGCATCACAAAATCTTGTTCGCGGCCGACTACCGGAGCAATGTTGACGATATGACGGAGCGCATGGTTTTGTCCGAGGAGCCTTCGCTGTACATTCACAATCCATCCAAGCTAGATCCAACGCTGGCGCCTTCGGGTAAATCCGCCCTTTATCTGCTCCTGCCCGTCCCGAATAATCGCTCCGGCATCAATTGGAAAGAGCAGGCTCAAGCCATGCGCACCGTCATGCTGGAGCGGCTGGCGGCGGAGTGCGGGCTCGCTGGCATCGCGGCGGTGGAGGCGCTTATCGAGGTGGAAGAGATGTACACGCCGGACGATTGGGAGCAACAGTCCTATGTATACGAGGGTGCGACGTTCAACCTGGCACACAGCCTGGATCAAATGATGTATCTGCGTCCCCGCAACAAGTTCCAAGAGGTCGACCATTGCTACCTTGTCGGAGGGGGCACGCATCCCGGGAGCGGCTTGCCGACGATTATCCAATCGGCGATTATAAGCGCGCAACTGCTGGAGGATTCGTATCGGGAAGCTTCTCGAAGACGAGGTTTGCTTGGCCGATGGAGGCGGGGCGCGCCTAACGTATTCGGCGCGTTCCATGCATCCGGCGAGTCCAGCTCATCGGCCGCGCCTAACGTATTCGGCGCCTCTGCCAAGTCTCATACATCCGGAAAACCCACGGCCTCTACCGCCTCCGGCGCTTTCTGTACATCCGGCGAATCTAGCATCTCGGCCGCGCCTAACGTATCCGGCACCTCCGCCGCGTTCCATGCATCCGGCGCCACACAAGAGGGGAGCCCCTCATGA
- a CDS encoding phytoene synthase — translation MLEARLAAECEAVMKQSSASFYEAFRLLSSPRKEAVFVIYTFCRMIDDSVDEPENAFYTLEELEERFEALETAEGHFIWPALRWLLASFPLGKEPFRTQMGGQRMDRVRTHYRTIEELEDYCYRVAGSVGEMLLPVLHEQPDTAITEAGIWLGKGMQIVNILRDVGEDQQLGRRYLPLELLERCGYSVEEFHDGRVNEAFRLVVEELSTLAGEWFRRGLQGLHTYPADSAFSIRLAAAYYAAILDAVHANDCDVFAKRAFVDDEGRKNLLRGVLLEMAAAERTREGHTGAELAPYGGEKHEGRAELASHESEKFRGRAEVWSGLSSGHGLSDESRPEEPPQRLAL, via the coding sequence ATGCTAGAAGCTCGGCTTGCCGCAGAATGCGAAGCAGTCATGAAGCAAAGCTCCGCCAGCTTTTACGAGGCGTTCCGTTTATTGTCGTCTCCGCGCAAAGAGGCGGTTTTTGTCATCTATACATTTTGTCGCATGATCGACGATTCTGTTGATGAGCCGGAGAATGCTTTTTATACGTTGGAGGAGCTGGAGGAGCGGTTCGAGGCGTTGGAGACGGCCGAAGGCCATTTCATCTGGCCCGCGTTGCGCTGGCTGTTGGCGAGCTTCCCCCTTGGCAAAGAGCCTTTTCGTACACAGATGGGTGGGCAAAGAATGGATCGCGTCCGCACGCACTACCGCACGATAGAGGAGTTGGAGGACTACTGTTACCGCGTGGCTGGCTCCGTCGGGGAAATGCTGCTTCCGGTGCTGCATGAGCAGCCGGATACGGCGATTACGGAAGCGGGCATCTGGCTCGGAAAAGGCATGCAAATCGTCAATATTCTCCGAGACGTTGGCGAGGATCAGCAGCTTGGACGGCGGTATTTGCCGCTGGAGCTGTTGGAGCGCTGCGGCTACAGCGTGGAGGAGTTCCACGACGGCCGAGTGAATGAGGCGTTCCGCTTGGTGGTGGAGGAGTTATCCACGCTGGCGGGGGAGTGGTTCCGGCGCGGTTTGCAGGGACTGCACACATACCCTGCAGACAGTGCATTCTCGATCCGGCTGGCGGCTGCTTATTATGCCGCTATTCTCGATGCAGTGCACGCCAACGACTGTGATGTGTTTGCGAAGCGTGCTTTTGTAGATGACGAGGGGCGCAAAAACCTGCTTCGAGGCGTGCTGCTGGAAATGGCCGCAGCCGAACGGACTCGCGAAGGGCACACGGGAGCAGAACTGGCTCCATATGGAGGCGAAAAGCACGAAGGCCGAGCTGAGCTGGCTTCACATGAAAGCGAAAAGTTTCGAGGCCGGGCTGAAGTGTGGTCGGGGCTGAGCTCGGGACATGGGCTCTCGGATGAAAGCCGACCGGAGGAGCCGCCGCAGCGGCTGGCGCTGTGA
- a CDS encoding Transposase IS66 family protein, giving the protein MRVDQYVRTSILDRTTKTREMTIVHQENGVDRRLATRGAAEWTSKATKQPKATGGKRKKSKAENLAIRFRLYIDTVLRFIHDVRIPFDNNQAERDLRMVKVKQKVSRAFRTTTGAEWFARLRGFISTCLKQNIPVLASLTDATRGQFLFQTT; this is encoded by the coding sequence ATGCGAGTCGATCAATATGTCAGAACATCCATTCTCGACAGAACAACAAAGACTAGGGAGATGACTATCGTTCATCAGGAAAACGGAGTTGATCGCAGGCTGGCTACGCGAGGCGCTGCCGAGTGGACGAGCAAAGCCACTAAGCAGCCGAAGGCCACGGGAGGCAAGCGAAAGAAAAGCAAAGCGGAAAATCTTGCGATTCGGTTCCGTCTTTACATAGACACCGTTCTTCGGTTTATTCACGATGTCCGGATTCCCTTTGACAACAACCAAGCGGAACGAGATTTGCGCATGGTCAAGGTGAAACAGAAGGTCTCTCGAGCCTTTCGCACCACAACAGGCGCGGAATGGTTTGCTCGACTTCGAGGCTTTATTAGCACATGCCTAAAACAAAACATCCCCGTGCTGGCCTCGCTAACGGACGCGACCAGGGGACAGTTCCTATTTCAGACTACCTAA
- a CDS encoding CubicO group peptidase, beta-lactamase class C family, which yields MNKKITDLETLIKTDYDNIAGIVVMHGGEKVYEGYFDGYTAGDAIHIASVTKSVVSALMGIAIDKGYIKSINQKILEFFPDYTVKRGEKSIQRVSIKNMLTMTAPYKYKSEPYTKVYTSDDWTKAALDLLGGKGDFEGFNYSTIGIQILSEILVKATGQSLLAFATKNLFDPLGIKAPHNAYVHCKEDYIAFLKDRYVRGWVVDPKGTNTGGWGLAITPRDMAKIGQLYLNGGTWNGEQFLSSKWIEDSTKENSRCGELSYGYLWWIVDNKQNDCYIALGDGGNAIFVNKEKEIVIAIASRFMSRAKNRIELIEKHIVPLFENT from the coding sequence ATGAATAAAAAAATTACAGATCTCGAAACTCTTATAAAAACAGACTATGATAATATTGCGGGTATTGTCGTGATGCACGGTGGTGAAAAGGTCTATGAAGGCTATTTTGACGGCTACACCGCTGGTGATGCTATTCATATTGCATCGGTGACAAAGAGCGTTGTTTCTGCATTGATGGGTATTGCCATAGACAAAGGCTATATTAAAAGCATAAACCAGAAAATATTAGAATTTTTCCCCGACTACACGGTCAAACGCGGAGAAAAATCGATACAGCGCGTTTCAATAAAAAATATGCTAACAATGACTGCACCGTATAAGTACAAATCGGAGCCATATACAAAGGTGTATACAAGCGATGATTGGACAAAAGCTGCTCTGGATTTGTTGGGCGGTAAGGGCGATTTTGAAGGGTTTAACTATTCAACTATCGGTATACAGATTCTCTCTGAAATTCTCGTAAAAGCAACAGGTCAATCTTTGCTTGCTTTTGCCACTAAAAATCTTTTTGATCCACTTGGAATCAAAGCACCCCATAATGCGTATGTACATTGTAAAGAGGACTATATTGCTTTTCTTAAAGATAGATATGTTCGTGGTTGGGTAGTGGATCCTAAAGGCACGAATACTGGCGGTTGGGGGCTGGCCATAACACCACGGGATATGGCAAAAATCGGACAGCTATACTTAAATGGAGGGACTTGGAACGGCGAGCAATTTCTATCCTCAAAATGGATCGAGGACAGTACTAAAGAAAACAGTCGATGCGGAGAGTTGTCTTACGGCTATTTATGGTGGATTGTTGACAACAAGCAAAATGATTGTTATATAGCTTTGGGTGACGGTGGAAATGCGATCTTCGTAAATAAAGAGAAGGAAATAGTAATCGCTATAGCTTCTCGTTTTATGTCACGAGCAAAGAATCGAATTGAATTGATCGAAAAACATATTGTACCATTATTTGAGAATACCTGA
- a CDS encoding phytoene desaturase — MRAAIIGSGVGGLVTALLLRRQGHEVDVFEKEAKVGGRLAYEEDGTGRFRIDQGPTIVLLPELLKEILHEAGVPGDEVELLRIDPLYDFYYPDGTRWTKWQDVGQQERVMEAVYPGGGADFRRYMEDMEELFNYGFKAFLSRTFSGLGSFLTRANLGFLLRSRAYRGLHPWTSAYFREKRVREAYSMQSLYIGGSPQQSPALYGLIPYSEHKHGIWYIKGGYGSLAGTLEKACRRAGIRLCLSSPVDKVLVESSRCVGLSVAGKRSDYDAVIYNGDYPGLNGLLTGWKAKPRTFIPSSGCLLVYLGLDRRWEEAGAHQFFMPDRHMEHMQDVFRRGRLNATPSFYVFNPVAVDPDAARPGESVLYFLIPVPAAEELDWDSEGEALVQKVLERAEKLRFPGLREAIRWRRVRTPRDAARAGLYRGGSFGIAPVLRQSGGFRPQVKPLPVERLYAVGASVHPGGGIPIVMQGARLLSQLIEKELGSC; from the coding sequence ATGAGAGCGGCGATTATTGGTTCGGGCGTTGGCGGCTTGGTGACAGCGCTGCTGCTCCGCCGCCAGGGGCATGAGGTGGATGTTTTTGAAAAGGAAGCAAAAGTCGGCGGTCGACTTGCTTACGAGGAGGACGGGACTGGTCGTTTCCGTATCGATCAGGGACCGACAATCGTGCTGCTGCCGGAGCTGCTAAAGGAAATTTTGCACGAAGCTGGAGTTCCTGGGGACGAGGTGGAGTTGCTGCGGATCGATCCGCTGTATGACTTTTATTATCCGGATGGGACGCGCTGGACCAAATGGCAAGATGTTGGGCAACAGGAGAGAGTGATGGAAGCAGTCTATCCTGGAGGAGGAGCGGACTTTCGTCGGTATATGGAGGATATGGAAGAGCTGTTCAACTACGGCTTCAAGGCGTTCCTCTCCCGTACCTTTAGCGGTCTGGGTTCATTTCTGACGCGGGCAAACTTGGGCTTTCTGCTGCGATCCCGAGCCTACAGGGGATTACATCCTTGGACTTCAGCCTATTTTCGCGAGAAACGCGTCCGCGAAGCGTACTCGATGCAATCTCTCTACATTGGCGGGTCGCCGCAGCAGTCGCCGGCGCTATACGGTCTTATTCCCTACAGCGAGCACAAGCATGGCATCTGGTATATAAAAGGCGGCTACGGCTCACTAGCCGGGACGCTGGAGAAAGCTTGCCGCAGGGCGGGAATTCGGCTGTGCCTAAGCTCGCCGGTCGACAAGGTGCTAGTGGAGTCCAGCCGTTGTGTCGGGCTCTCTGTAGCGGGAAAACGGAGCGATTATGACGCAGTCATTTACAATGGCGATTACCCCGGCTTGAACGGCTTGTTGACAGGCTGGAAGGCGAAGCCACGCACCTTTATCCCCTCATCCGGCTGTTTGCTTGTCTATCTGGGGCTGGATCGGCGTTGGGAGGAGGCGGGTGCGCATCAGTTTTTCATGCCGGATCGGCATATGGAGCATATGCAGGATGTGTTTCGCCGGGGGCGGCTCAATGCGACTCCGTCGTTCTACGTGTTCAATCCGGTTGCGGTTGATCCAGATGCTGCCCGTCCCGGCGAGAGCGTGCTGTACTTCCTTATCCCCGTGCCTGCTGCCGAGGAGCTAGATTGGGACAGCGAAGGCGAAGCACTGGTGCAAAAGGTGCTGGAACGGGCGGAAAAGCTCCGCTTTCCTGGTTTGAGAGAGGCGATCCGCTGGCGCCGTGTTCGGACGCCGCGAGATGCTGCCCGCGCCGGGTTGTACCGCGGCGGAAGCTTCGGCATCGCGCCAGTGCTGCGGCAGTCCGGCGGCTTCCGACCGCAGGTGAAGCCGCTACCGGTGGAACGGCTGTACGCGGTGGGCGCGTCCGTTCATCCCGGGGGCGGCATCCCGATTGTGATGCAGGGAGCACGGCTGCTCAGCCAACTAATCGAGAAGGAGTTGGGGTCATGCTAG